A stretch of the Archangium violaceum genome encodes the following:
- a CDS encoding SDR family NAD(P)-dependent oxidoreductase, which produces MKKLDKKVAIITGGGGGIGAATAKLFVEEGARVLIVGRSEEKLRKTMQDINHENISYTVADVSKVEDTQRYVRHAVDRYGGIDVLVSNAGTEGPYKHILEHTVEDFDQVIATNVRGTWLSVKYAFPELQKRGGGSIILTSSIVGIAGFPTHSAYTTSKHAVVGMARALAHDGAPFHIRVNAVSPGVIDNDMMASTHRRLSPGAEEQMKNTISARVPMKRYGTNEEIARMYLFLASDDSSYSTGGVYVSDGGITAGLM; this is translated from the coding sequence ATGAAGAAGCTGGACAAGAAGGTCGCCATCATCACCGGCGGGGGCGGCGGTATCGGGGCCGCGACGGCGAAGCTGTTCGTGGAGGAGGGTGCCCGGGTGCTCATCGTGGGCCGCAGCGAGGAGAAGCTGCGCAAGACGATGCAGGACATCAACCACGAGAACATCAGCTACACGGTGGCGGACGTGTCGAAGGTGGAGGACACCCAGCGCTATGTGCGGCATGCGGTGGATCGCTACGGTGGCATCGACGTGCTGGTGAGTAACGCGGGCACCGAGGGGCCCTACAAGCACATCCTCGAGCACACCGTGGAGGACTTCGACCAGGTGATCGCCACCAACGTGCGCGGCACGTGGCTGTCCGTCAAATACGCCTTCCCGGAGCTCCAGAAGCGCGGGGGCGGGAGCATCATCCTCACCTCGTCCATCGTGGGGATCGCCGGATTTCCAACGCACTCCGCGTACACCACCAGCAAGCACGCGGTGGTGGGGATGGCGCGCGCGCTGGCGCATGACGGCGCCCCGTTCCACATCCGGGTGAACGCGGTGAGCCCGGGCGTCATCGACAACGACATGATGGCGTCCACCCACCGGCGCCTCTCCCCCGGCGCCGAGGAGCAGATGAAGAACACCATCTCGGCGCGCGTCCCCATGAAGCGCTACGGGACCAACGAGGAGATCGCCCGGATGTATCTCTTCCTCGCCAGCGACGACAGCAGCTACAGCACCGGCGGCGTGTATGTGTCGGATGGTGGCATCACCGCCGGCCTCATGTAG
- a CDS encoding DUF418 domain-containing protein, with protein sequence MLRPSLAPADDSLRPVDPEERISVLDAIRGFALLGILFANLLSFSGFYVMSPAQLAALPTAELDRLVVFWMDLLVEGKFYSLFSFLFGVGFFLLQERTERRGGDFRRLFLRRMAALLCIGLFHILVMWHGDILTLYALMGFVLLLFRGAADRALLAWALALLVMPFLFQLAMMGTGGALDPTPPFDALSRAIQDAAGGPEATLFSLRSSEQPWQVFLGNLANAVQRPGRYLQTGRPEKVLAMFVLGVWVGRRLLPDPLVHRRLLARVLAGGLVLGLLGNSVSAWIQMETGKSFSLTPLGLVQTLAYAVGVAPLAMAYASGLTLLWGTAWGRRLLSPFVPLGRMALTNYLCQSVLGLLSFYGYGLNLMGRVGAVWMLLLTPAILAVQWGLSVLWLRRHSQGPVEWAWRQLTYGRPRSLRVPAPSR encoded by the coding sequence ATGCTCCGTCCCTCCCTGGCGCCCGCCGACGATTCGCTCCGTCCGGTCGACCCCGAAGAGCGCATCTCGGTGCTCGATGCGATCCGTGGTTTCGCGCTGCTCGGCATCCTCTTCGCGAACCTGCTCAGCTTCTCCGGCTTCTACGTGATGAGCCCCGCGCAACTGGCGGCGCTCCCCACGGCGGAGCTCGACCGGCTCGTGGTGTTCTGGATGGACCTGCTCGTGGAGGGGAAGTTCTACTCCCTCTTCTCGTTCCTGTTCGGGGTGGGGTTCTTCCTGCTCCAGGAGCGGACGGAGCGCCGTGGCGGCGATTTCCGGCGGTTGTTCCTCCGGCGGATGGCCGCGCTGCTCTGCATCGGTCTCTTCCACATCCTCGTGATGTGGCACGGCGACATCCTCACCCTCTACGCGCTGATGGGATTCGTCCTCCTCCTGTTCCGCGGAGCGGCGGATCGCGCGTTGCTGGCGTGGGCGCTGGCGCTTCTCGTGATGCCCTTCCTCTTCCAACTCGCCATGATGGGGACGGGTGGGGCGCTCGATCCGACACCCCCGTTCGATGCGCTCTCTCGCGCCATTCAGGATGCCGCGGGAGGTCCGGAGGCCACGCTCTTCTCGCTGCGGTCCTCCGAGCAGCCCTGGCAGGTCTTCCTGGGCAACCTCGCCAACGCCGTCCAGCGCCCGGGGCGGTACCTGCAGACGGGACGGCCGGAGAAGGTCCTCGCGATGTTCGTGCTCGGCGTCTGGGTGGGCCGGCGGCTGTTGCCGGATCCGCTCGTCCACCGCCGGCTCCTCGCCCGGGTTCTTGCTGGAGGCCTGGTGCTGGGTCTCCTGGGGAACTCCGTATCCGCGTGGATCCAGATGGAGACCGGGAAGTCCTTCTCGCTCACGCCCCTGGGGCTCGTGCAGACACTGGCGTACGCGGTGGGCGTGGCCCCGCTCGCGATGGCCTATGCCTCGGGCCTGACCCTGCTGTGGGGCACGGCCTGGGGCCGGCGTCTCCTCTCGCCCTTCGTCCCTCTCGGCCGCATGGCCCTGACGAACTACCTCTGCCAGTCGGTGCTGGGACTCCTGAGCTTCTACGGCTACGGATTGAACCTCATGGGCCGGGTGGGCGCGGTGTGGATGCTTCTGCTCACACCCGCGATCCTCGCCGTGCAATGGGGGCTGAGCGTCCTATGGCTTCGCCGCCACTCGCAGGGGCCGGTGGAGTGGGCGTGGCGCCAGCTCACCTACGGGCGTCCACGCTCCCTCCGTGTCCCGGCGCCCTCCCGCTGA
- the rraA gene encoding ribonuclease E activity regulator RraA, giving the protein MDLFLDYGGRRSFSGPISTVRAPEDNSLVRKALEEPGQGRVLVVDGGGSRRCALVGDQLAALAQKNGWAGVVVNGCIRDAEEVGRTAIGIKALGTHPLKSGKRNEGQREVEVRFAGVTFRPGHYLYADADGIVTSEKALS; this is encoded by the coding sequence ATGGACCTTTTCCTCGACTACGGCGGCCGCCGCTCCTTCTCCGGCCCCATCAGCACGGTGCGTGCGCCCGAGGACAACTCCCTCGTGCGCAAGGCGCTGGAGGAGCCCGGACAGGGCCGGGTGCTGGTGGTGGACGGCGGAGGCAGCCGCCGCTGCGCGCTGGTGGGTGACCAACTGGCGGCGCTCGCGCAGAAGAATGGCTGGGCGGGCGTGGTGGTGAATGGCTGCATCCGCGACGCCGAGGAGGTGGGCCGCACCGCCATCGGGATCAAGGCCCTGGGCACGCATCCGCTCAAGAGCGGCAAGCGCAATGAGGGCCAGCGCGAGGTGGAGGTGCGCTTCGCGGGGGTCACCTTCCGGCCCGGTCATTACCTCTACGCGGACGCGGACGGCATCGTCACGTCGGAGAAGGCGTTGAGCTGA
- a CDS encoding glycoside hydrolase family 9 protein: MKPPIRVSLFGVPVVMLALAAASLTWVSTPAQAQPPEQIVNGTFDSGHAPWWGTSNITLDSSGGELCADIPGGTLNPWDVIIGQDNVSLVAGETYRYSFVATATSDFPGRALIQLPVDPWTQYLAAYPQLTAEANTYTYTFTSPVSLPNAQVVFQMGGSATPWRFCVDNVSLQGGAPPDVYEPDTGPRVRVNQVGYLTHGPKNATVVTEATTALPWQLVNGSGTVVASGLSTPRGVDVSSGQNVHSIDFSGYVVAGTGYTLVADGETSRPFDLGDNLYGSLRDDALKFYYPQRSGIEILESLRPGYARPAGHVGVAPNMGDTAVPCQPGVCDYTLDVSSGWYDAGDHGKYVVNGGISVFQLMNAFERTRYARASRPFTDGQLAIPESGNGVPDILDEARWEMEFLLRMQVPAGKPLAGMVHHKVHDDSWTGLPLLPHLDPKRRELHPPSTAATLNLAATAAQAARLFAPYDPAFAQRCLTAARAAWAAALAHPAIYASPSDGVGGGAYEDSDVRDEFYWAAAELFLTTGEAPFRDFVLGSPLHTADIWTEQGITWRDVAALARMDLAMVPSNLPDRAAVRLSVVEGATKYLNTLDAHPYGLPYAPADNMYAWGSTSQVLNNMIVMATAHDISGEKRFADGVAQGMDYILGRNALNISYVTGYGEVSSQNQHSRWYAHQLNPALPHPPRGSLSGGPNSYIQDPIAQQKLTGCVAQFCYIDDIESYATNELTINWNAPLAWIAAFLAGQGDGAAAPASSCQVGYVKQDDWRDGFNVQVTLRNTGASAIDGWTLRWSFLGGQTVTRAWSVNASQSGATVSASNLPWNALIPPGGEVSFGFVGAPATGPNPNPELFTLNGSACMVR; the protein is encoded by the coding sequence ATGAAGCCTCCCATTCGCGTCTCTCTCTTCGGCGTGCCGGTCGTCATGCTGGCGCTCGCCGCCGCCTCGCTGACGTGGGTTTCGACCCCAGCCCAGGCCCAGCCGCCCGAGCAGATCGTCAACGGAACCTTCGACTCCGGCCATGCTCCCTGGTGGGGCACCAGCAACATCACTCTCGATTCGAGCGGCGGCGAGCTCTGCGCCGACATCCCGGGGGGAACCCTGAACCCCTGGGACGTGATCATCGGCCAGGACAACGTTTCGCTCGTCGCGGGCGAGACGTACCGGTACAGCTTCGTGGCGACCGCGACGTCCGACTTCCCTGGCAGGGCGCTGATCCAACTCCCCGTCGACCCGTGGACGCAGTACCTGGCCGCCTATCCGCAGCTGACCGCGGAGGCCAATACGTACACCTATACCTTCACCTCGCCGGTGAGCCTGCCCAACGCGCAGGTTGTCTTCCAGATGGGCGGCAGTGCCACGCCGTGGCGCTTCTGTGTCGACAACGTGTCCCTGCAGGGGGGCGCCCCGCCTGATGTCTACGAGCCGGACACCGGTCCCCGGGTACGGGTCAACCAGGTGGGCTATCTCACCCACGGTCCGAAGAACGCGACGGTCGTCACCGAGGCCACGACCGCGCTGCCGTGGCAGCTCGTCAACGGCTCCGGCACGGTGGTGGCGAGCGGTCTGAGCACGCCTCGTGGCGTGGACGTCAGCTCCGGCCAGAACGTCCACTCCATCGACTTCAGCGGGTACGTCGTGGCCGGGACCGGCTACACCCTGGTCGCCGACGGTGAGACCAGCCGTCCGTTCGACCTCGGTGACAATCTCTACGGTTCGCTGCGCGACGACGCATTGAAGTTCTACTATCCGCAGCGCAGCGGCATTGAAATCCTCGAGAGCCTGAGGCCGGGGTACGCCCGTCCCGCCGGTCACGTCGGGGTCGCGCCGAACATGGGGGACACGGCCGTGCCGTGTCAGCCGGGCGTCTGTGATTACACGCTGGATGTGTCCAGTGGCTGGTACGACGCGGGCGACCATGGGAAGTACGTGGTCAACGGCGGAATCTCCGTCTTCCAGCTCATGAATGCCTTCGAGCGGACCCGATACGCCCGGGCCTCGCGGCCGTTCACGGACGGGCAGCTCGCCATCCCGGAAAGTGGAAACGGCGTGCCAGACATCCTCGATGAGGCGCGCTGGGAGATGGAGTTCCTGCTCCGCATGCAGGTGCCCGCTGGCAAGCCGCTGGCCGGCATGGTCCACCACAAGGTGCACGACGACTCATGGACCGGCCTGCCGCTCCTGCCCCACCTGGATCCCAAGAGGCGCGAGCTGCACCCGCCGTCGACGGCGGCGACGCTCAACCTCGCCGCGACCGCCGCGCAGGCGGCGCGCCTGTTCGCTCCGTACGACCCGGCCTTCGCGCAGAGGTGTCTGACGGCGGCGCGGGCGGCGTGGGCCGCGGCGCTCGCCCACCCGGCGATCTACGCCAGCCCGTCCGACGGTGTCGGTGGCGGCGCGTACGAGGACTCCGATGTCAGGGACGAGTTCTACTGGGCCGCCGCGGAGCTCTTCCTGACCACCGGGGAGGCACCGTTCCGTGACTTCGTGCTGGGCTCGCCGCTGCATACCGCTGACATCTGGACCGAGCAGGGCATCACCTGGCGGGATGTCGCCGCGCTGGCCCGCATGGACCTGGCGATGGTGCCGAGCAACCTGCCGGACCGCGCCGCGGTGCGGCTGTCCGTCGTGGAGGGCGCAACGAAGTACCTGAACACGCTCGATGCTCATCCGTATGGGCTGCCCTACGCGCCCGCCGACAACATGTATGCGTGGGGCTCCACCAGCCAGGTCCTCAACAACATGATCGTCATGGCGACCGCGCACGACATCTCCGGCGAGAAGCGCTTCGCCGACGGCGTGGCGCAGGGCATGGACTACATCCTGGGCCGCAACGCCCTGAACATCTCCTATGTCACCGGTTACGGGGAGGTGAGCTCCCAGAACCAGCACAGCCGGTGGTATGCGCACCAGCTCAACCCGGCGCTGCCCCACCCGCCTCGGGGCTCCCTGTCGGGCGGTCCGAACTCGTACATCCAGGATCCGATCGCCCAGCAGAAGCTGACGGGTTGTGTGGCCCAGTTCTGCTACATCGACGACATCGAGTCCTATGCCACGAACGAGTTGACCATCAATTGGAACGCCCCCCTGGCCTGGATCGCCGCGTTCCTCGCCGGTCAGGGTGACGGGGCGGCCGCTCCCGCCTCCTCGTGTCAGGTCGGTTACGTCAAGCAGGACGATTGGCGTGATGGCTTCAACGTCCAGGTCACCCTCCGCAACACTGGCGCCAGTGCCATCGACGGCTGGACCCTGCGTTGGTCATTCCTGGGCGGACAGACCGTCACCCGTGCGTGGAGCGTGAACGCCAGTCAGTCCGGCGCCACGGTCAGCGCGAGCAACCTGCCATGGAATGCCCTCATCCCGCCTGGCGGAGAGGTTTCCTTCGGCTTCGTCGGAGCTCCCGCGACGGGGCCGAATCCCAACCCGGAGCTGTTCACCCTGAACGGCTCCGCCTGCATGGTCAGGTGA
- a CDS encoding esterase/lipase family protein has protein sequence MTSASTRVSATVSTTTAAPDAASTRLPVLLVHGIDDDARSLAPLADGLTRAGFQDVQRVELKPNDGAAPISVLAGQVAEAAGRLRARTGRARIDVVAFSMGALVSRYYLQRLEGRNHVRRFVSISGPHAGTLTGWLRANPGARDMRPGSDLLRGLAADESPFGDVQVFTLWTPLDLMILPARSSQLAGARERTIPVILHPLMLRDGRVLRSVEEALTVERPEDFLPLPVAPPRDGWESQKAYPGRR, from the coding sequence ATGACCTCGGCCTCCACTCGAGTCTCCGCCACCGTTTCCACCACCACCGCCGCTCCGGACGCGGCTTCCACGCGTTTGCCCGTGCTGCTGGTGCATGGCATCGATGACGACGCGCGCTCCCTGGCGCCGCTCGCGGACGGGTTGACGCGGGCCGGCTTCCAGGACGTGCAGCGTGTCGAACTGAAGCCCAACGACGGGGCGGCCCCCATCTCCGTGCTGGCCGGACAGGTGGCCGAGGCGGCCGGACGCCTGCGCGCGCGGACAGGCCGTGCGCGAATCGACGTGGTGGCCTTCAGCATGGGGGCACTCGTCAGCCGCTACTACCTGCAGCGGCTGGAGGGCAGGAACCACGTGCGCCGCTTCGTGTCCATCTCCGGCCCCCACGCGGGAACGCTGACGGGGTGGCTGCGAGCCAACCCCGGAGCACGCGACATGCGGCCCGGGAGCGATCTGCTGCGGGGGCTCGCCGCCGATGAGTCACCGTTCGGGGACGTCCAGGTCTTCACCCTCTGGACACCGCTCGACCTGATGATCCTCCCCGCCCGCTCCTCCCAGCTGGCCGGAGCCAGGGAGCGCACCATTCCCGTCATCCTCCACCCGCTGATGCTGCGCGATGGGCGGGTCCTCCGCTCGGTGGAAGAGGCCCTCACGGTGGAACGTCCGGAGGATTTTCTCCCCCTGCCGGTCGCACCGCCTCGAGACGGATGGGAATCTCAGAAAGCCTACCCTGGGAGAAGATGA
- a CDS encoding transposase: protein MSQKKARAAEGRVRTKEPDRSQGWLFKQMPEQLVEPEHPVRVVAAAVEALDLRGFLAGAKAVEGHAGRPVTSPRLLLALWVYGIQQGVGTATELARRCEEDRAYQWLAGGVKVSHDKLSQFRVEHLEVLQQVFTDVLSVLLQQGLVSLEQVAQDGTRVRASASAPSFRREQSLRECQEQAELHLQAVLAQKDDPELTRGQQATREAKARDYQARVDAALEAIKQQQARKKGADKEKVRASSTDADARVMKMADGGFRPAYNLQFAVAGEALGGPRTIVGVEVTNQGSDMGSVSPMVEQIEQRTGQVPERVLADGGHATCADVKQCAAKGVEALISVPERMAQAGQQGDHSPEVEAWRERMRTDEAKEQYKARAGLVENVNAQVKGRYGLTQVTVRGLDKVKCVALLVALAHNLAAHGQPLVDALLARQSALAEPAHLLELAPGNAASLGGGISPVPVDQVTALPAGF, encoded by the coding sequence GTGAGCCAGAAGAAAGCGCGGGCAGCAGAGGGAAGAGTCCGGACGAAAGAGCCGGACAGGTCGCAAGGCTGGCTGTTCAAGCAGATGCCGGAGCAGTTGGTGGAGCCGGAGCACCCGGTGCGGGTAGTGGCGGCGGCGGTGGAGGCGTTGGACCTGAGAGGCTTTCTGGCCGGGGCCAAGGCGGTGGAGGGACATGCGGGACGCCCGGTGACAAGTCCCCGGTTGCTGTTGGCGCTGTGGGTGTACGGGATTCAGCAGGGAGTGGGGACGGCGACGGAGCTGGCGCGCCGGTGCGAGGAGGACAGGGCGTACCAGTGGCTGGCCGGTGGAGTGAAGGTGAGCCACGACAAGCTGAGCCAGTTCCGGGTGGAGCACCTGGAGGTGTTGCAGCAGGTGTTTACCGACGTGCTCTCGGTGCTGTTGCAGCAGGGGCTGGTGAGTTTGGAGCAGGTGGCGCAGGACGGCACGCGGGTGAGGGCCAGTGCCTCGGCGCCTTCGTTCCGGCGGGAGCAGTCGCTGCGGGAGTGCCAGGAGCAGGCCGAGCTGCACTTGCAAGCGGTGCTGGCGCAGAAGGACGACCCGGAGCTGACGCGTGGGCAGCAGGCGACACGAGAGGCCAAGGCGCGTGACTACCAGGCGCGGGTGGACGCGGCGCTGGAGGCGATAAAGCAACAGCAGGCCAGGAAGAAGGGGGCGGACAAGGAGAAGGTGCGCGCCTCCTCCACGGATGCGGATGCACGGGTGATGAAGATGGCCGATGGGGGTTTCCGACCCGCCTACAACCTGCAATTCGCGGTGGCTGGGGAGGCGCTGGGAGGGCCGCGAACGATTGTGGGAGTGGAAGTCACCAACCAGGGCAGCGACATGGGCAGCGTGAGCCCCATGGTGGAGCAGATTGAGCAACGCACGGGCCAGGTGCCCGAGCGCGTGCTGGCCGATGGCGGCCATGCCACGTGCGCAGACGTGAAGCAGTGCGCGGCCAAGGGGGTTGAAGCGCTCATTTCGGTGCCCGAGCGCATGGCCCAGGCCGGGCAGCAGGGGGACCATTCCCCCGAGGTAGAGGCGTGGCGTGAGCGCATGCGCACCGACGAGGCCAAGGAGCAGTACAAGGCCCGCGCCGGCCTGGTGGAGAACGTCAACGCGCAGGTGAAGGGGCGCTATGGCCTGACGCAGGTGACGGTGCGGGGGCTGGACAAGGTGAAGTGTGTCGCCTTGCTGGTGGCCCTGGCGCACAACCTGGCCGCACACGGCCAGCCTCTGGTGGATGCGCTGCTGGCGCGCCAGAGCGCGCTTGCCGAGCCGGCTCACCTCCTCGAGCTGGCTCCAGGCAACGCGGCCTCTCTCGGTGGCGGCATCAGTCCGGTGCCGGTGGACCAGGTCACCGCCTTGCCTGCTGGCTTCTGA
- a CDS encoding lytic polysaccharide monooxygenase auxiliary activity family 9 protein: MLAKNGKTWLSLSLALGAASVAHGHGLIQDPPSRNWFCGAHTKPDEVGRPGEYAECADAFRDDFSGGYQFMSVLTHTQGRAVVSPLPSNVCGFGSETWRGGATPWDKSINWPTSTISAGPQTITWNISWGPHYDDTEEFRYWITKPGFVYQVGKPLTWDDFEEEAFCVLKYDDRNPNGNPAVTPDKANALFHTTCNIPQRQGRHVIYAEWGRNYFTYERFHGCIDVVF; the protein is encoded by the coding sequence ATGCTGGCGAAGAATGGAAAGACATGGCTGTCTCTATCCCTGGCACTGGGAGCCGCTTCGGTTGCACATGGCCATGGACTGATCCAGGACCCACCGTCGCGCAACTGGTTCTGTGGAGCGCACACCAAGCCGGATGAGGTGGGCAGGCCCGGTGAATACGCGGAGTGCGCCGACGCCTTCCGCGATGACTTCTCCGGCGGCTATCAGTTCATGAGCGTGCTCACCCACACCCAGGGACGGGCCGTGGTCAGCCCCCTGCCGTCGAACGTCTGCGGCTTCGGCAGCGAGACCTGGCGCGGCGGCGCCACCCCCTGGGACAAGTCCATCAACTGGCCGACGAGCACCATCAGCGCCGGTCCCCAGACCATTACCTGGAACATCTCCTGGGGGCCGCACTACGACGATACCGAGGAATTCCGCTACTGGATCACCAAGCCCGGCTTCGTCTATCAGGTCGGCAAGCCCCTGACCTGGGACGACTTCGAGGAAGAAGCGTTCTGCGTCCTCAAGTACGATGACCGCAACCCCAACGGCAATCCAGCGGTCACTCCGGACAAGGCCAACGCGCTCTTCCACACCACGTGCAACATCCCGCAGCGGCAGGGGCGCCACGTCATTTATGCCGAGTGGGGACGCAACTACTTCACGTACGAGCGCTTCCACGGCTGCATCGACGTGGTGTTCTGA
- a CDS encoding Kelch repeat-containing protein → MAYARAHHAAVPLPSGEVLVMGGDGRKEANGESEYFSLATAERYQPFTDTWAPTGSMREARLFFGAVALPSGKVLVAGGVATRHSPLRSAELYDASTGTWSVTGDLLEPRYAPGATLLPSGKVLVVGGDNGRGALATAELYDPVTGTWTATGSLNTARLSHSTTVLPSGKVLVAGGYSDCCALASAELYDPATGTWTSAGSMSSPRKGQSVTVLPSGQVLVTGGTGDWDLTATTELYTP, encoded by the coding sequence ATGGCCTACGCTCGCGCCCATCATGCGGCGGTGCCGCTGCCTTCGGGGGAAGTGCTGGTGATGGGCGGCGACGGTAGGAAAGAGGCGAACGGCGAGAGCGAGTATTTCTCGCTCGCCACGGCTGAGCGCTATCAGCCCTTCACGGACACCTGGGCACCCACGGGCAGCATGCGCGAGGCCCGACTCTTCTTCGGGGCGGTGGCACTGCCCTCGGGAAAGGTGCTGGTGGCGGGAGGAGTCGCCACCAGGCACAGCCCCTTGCGCTCGGCGGAGCTGTACGACGCCTCCACGGGCACGTGGTCGGTGACGGGTGACCTGCTCGAGCCGCGGTACGCGCCTGGTGCGACACTGTTGCCTTCGGGGAAGGTGCTGGTGGTGGGGGGAGACAATGGCCGTGGCGCGCTCGCGACGGCGGAGTTGTACGACCCCGTCACGGGCACCTGGACGGCCACCGGGAGCCTGAACACCGCTCGCCTGTCGCACTCGACCACGGTGCTGCCTTCGGGGAAGGTGTTGGTCGCGGGGGGCTACAGCGACTGCTGCGCGCTCGCGTCGGCGGAGCTGTATGACCCCGCCACGGGCACCTGGACCTCCGCCGGTTCGATGTCTTCCCCTCGCAAGGGGCAGTCGGTCACGGTGCTGCCCTCGGGCCAGGTGCTGGTGACGGGGGGAACTGGAGACTGGGACCTCACCGCCACGACCGAGCTCTACACGCCGTGA
- a CDS encoding tetratricopeptide repeat protein, with protein sequence MNPSEHAQPGLRLLAQREYAAAVSSFETILRSHPQDVDSWFGLARAQLALSQPEAARSSLSRTVALAPGHSAARALIASLEDDGDSPEVLKRLAGLAQAPGAGFVEHYAHAQALLRRGMDDEASKALRAALTLQPESPQALVDLGQIALRQGRADKARDAFRVASGLAPGEWMPRLLHARALMALRHFAQAMTVLDEAVAAHPREVPLQQARFECALIQGEPQKALEAAQALETLKPGDANPLYQRGLALLTLGKLPEAAQALQEAIRLAPEAIDPKHALAQVRTAQGQQGEALSLLEELQHAAPRALEPVLDLSRLYLAEDRTAEAERVLRALLADHPEEPRVNLNLALALFKQDRKQEALPFIERVKASRDASLVEQARKLEAQIHGAPLRPPIIRG encoded by the coding sequence ATGAACCCATCCGAGCATGCACAGCCAGGTCTGCGCCTCCTGGCACAACGCGAGTACGCAGCCGCGGTTTCCTCCTTCGAGACCATCCTCCGCTCGCATCCCCAGGACGTGGACAGCTGGTTCGGCCTGGCTCGGGCCCAGCTCGCCCTGAGTCAACCCGAAGCGGCCAGGAGCTCGCTGTCCCGCACGGTGGCGCTCGCCCCCGGGCACTCGGCCGCGCGGGCCCTGATCGCGTCCCTGGAGGATGATGGGGACAGTCCCGAGGTGCTGAAGCGCCTGGCCGGTCTGGCCCAGGCCCCTGGCGCCGGGTTCGTGGAGCACTACGCCCATGCACAGGCCCTGCTGCGCCGGGGCATGGATGACGAGGCCTCCAAGGCCCTGCGCGCGGCATTGACGCTCCAGCCCGAGAGCCCCCAGGCGCTGGTGGACCTGGGACAGATCGCCCTCCGGCAGGGCCGGGCGGACAAGGCCCGGGATGCGTTTCGCGTGGCCAGTGGGCTCGCGCCCGGAGAGTGGATGCCCCGGCTGCTCCACGCCCGCGCGCTCATGGCCCTGCGCCACTTCGCCCAGGCGATGACCGTGCTCGACGAGGCGGTGGCCGCCCATCCGCGCGAGGTGCCCCTGCAGCAGGCTCGCTTCGAGTGCGCCCTCATACAGGGCGAGCCCCAGAAGGCCCTCGAGGCGGCGCAGGCGCTCGAGACGCTCAAACCGGGGGATGCCAATCCCCTCTACCAGCGTGGACTGGCCCTGCTCACCCTGGGGAAGCTGCCCGAGGCGGCGCAGGCCCTCCAGGAGGCCATCCGGCTCGCGCCCGAGGCGATCGATCCCAAGCACGCGCTCGCGCAGGTGCGCACGGCGCAGGGTCAGCAGGGGGAGGCGCTCTCGCTGCTGGAGGAGCTCCAGCACGCCGCGCCGCGGGCCCTGGAGCCCGTGCTCGACCTGTCCCGTCTGTATCTGGCGGAGGACCGGACCGCCGAGGCGGAGCGGGTGCTTCGCGCGCTGTTGGCGGACCATCCGGAGGAGCCCCGGGTGAACCTCAACCTGGCGCTGGCGCTCTTCAAACAGGACCGCAAACAGGAGGCCCTGCCGTTCATCGAGCGCGTCAAGGCCAGCCGCGACGCGAGTCTGGTGGAGCAGGCCCGGAAGCTGGAGGCGCAGATCCACGGGGCGCCCCTGCGTCCGCCCATCATCCGGGGCTGA
- a CDS encoding glutathione S-transferase family protein, with protein sequence MMTLIKVSAFRWVPPLAQGLVRELRVRWALEEAGLAYEERLIGPEDQTSEHYRRIQPFGQVPAYEEDGLVLFESGAIVLHIAERSEALMPSEPHARARTKTWMFAALNTVEPAIQKLAEIDLFHSGEEWAKQRRPAAVEAVKKRLASLSDWMGGRDYLEEQRFTAADLLMTTVLRILRHTELVAEMPVLEAYRLRCEARPAFQKALADHMAPFAKYAPPGK encoded by the coding sequence ATGATGACCCTGATCAAGGTGAGCGCATTTCGATGGGTACCCCCTCTGGCGCAGGGGTTGGTGCGGGAGTTGCGCGTACGCTGGGCGCTCGAGGAAGCCGGCCTCGCCTATGAGGAGCGGCTGATCGGACCGGAGGATCAAACCTCCGAGCACTATCGTCGCATCCAGCCATTCGGACAGGTGCCCGCCTACGAGGAGGACGGGTTGGTGTTGTTCGAGTCCGGTGCCATCGTGCTGCATATCGCCGAGCGCTCCGAGGCGCTGATGCCTTCCGAGCCACACGCCCGGGCACGCACGAAGACGTGGATGTTCGCGGCGCTGAACACGGTGGAGCCGGCGATCCAGAAACTCGCGGAGATCGACCTGTTCCACTCCGGGGAAGAGTGGGCGAAGCAGCGCCGGCCGGCGGCGGTCGAGGCGGTGAAGAAGCGGCTGGCGAGTTTGTCTGACTGGATGGGGGGGAGGGATTATCTGGAGGAGCAGCGCTTCACCGCGGCGGACCTGCTCATGACGACGGTGCTGCGCATCCTGCGTCACACGGAGCTGGTCGCGGAGATGCCGGTGCTCGAGGCCTACCGCTTGCGGTGTGAGGCACGGCCGGCGTTCCAGAAGGCCCTGGCCGACCACATGGCCCCCTTCGCGAAGTACGCCCCTCCCGGAAAATAG